One Ictalurus furcatus strain D&B chromosome 21, Billie_1.0, whole genome shotgun sequence genomic region harbors:
- the LOC128625303 gene encoding LETM1 domain-containing protein 1-like has translation MFRLCKRAVFIHEQWIVKVNLPLSPYSTSPVRLGVLQKVNEKCERFLKQRFPRFSILYHTLRKGFRLLLEDVKEVSRIKWTIWINNIHYRELPYREMKRLILFRRDMIKAIPLLVISLPPFAIGFVFILMCLFPRQLLFRHFWTSQQQRKFQMIDHIKRSQCQAKILDSLVLTVPRVSVSHQRSLLNLCSKVQDGTHPRVSEVHAVREVFFMSSPLGMQCVVPRHLRLLGSQVPVIVWFPSFLVRRRLTTKALDLLYLDRALQRLGPDQLTEDEMRQACDLRGLNPSRLTSSQCKEWLHQWLELSSNIKESEISLLLHSMTLLTLNYPPVTK, from the exons ATGTTTCGACTGTGCAAACGAGCTGTTTTTATCCATGAGCAATGGATAGTGAAGGTCAACTTGCCGTTAAG TCCTTACTCGACGTCTCCAGTCAGACTGGGAGTTCTGCAGAAGGTGAATGAAAAATGTGAGCGCTTCTTAAAGCAGAGATTTCCTCGGTTTTCCATCCTGTACCACACCCTGAGGAAAG GATTTCGGCTCCTGTTAGAAGATGTGAAGGAAGTTAGTAGAATAAAGTGGACCATATGGATTAATAACATCCACTACAGAGAGCTCCCTTATCGAGAAATGAAGAGACTCATTCTG TTTCGACGTGACATGATTAAAGCCATTCCACTGCTCGTGATATCACTTCCTCCGTTCGCCATCGGCTTCGTGTTCATCCTGAT GTGTTTGTTTCCACGTCAGCTTTTGTTTCGACATTTCTGGACGTCACAGCAGCAGAGAAAGTTCCAGATGATTGACCACATAAAGCGTTCTCAGTGTCAGGCGAAGATCCTGGACAGCTTGGTGTTGACTGTGCCACGTGTGAGCGTGTCTCATCAGAGGAGCCTCCTCAACCTGTGCTCCAAG GTTCAGGATGGGACGCACCCAAGAGTCTCTGAGGTCCACGCCGTACGGGAGGTCTTCTTCATGTCTTCTCCACTGGGAATGCAGTGTGTGGTGCCTCGTCATCTG AGATTGTTAGGTTCTCAAGTCCCTGTAATCGTGTGGTTTCCCAGTTTCCTGGTGCGGAGGCGGCTCACCACCAAAGCCCTGGACCTGCTGTATCTGGACCGTGCCCTGCAGCGTCTCGGGCCCGATCAGCTCACTGAGGACGAAATGAGACAA GCGTGTGACCTCCGGGGGCTGAACCCCAGCCGATTGACCTCCAGTCAGTGTAAAGAGTGGCTTCATCAGTGGCTGGAGCTCTCCTCAAATATCAAAG AATCAGAAATCTCACTCTTACTACACAGTATGACGCTGCTCACACTCAACTACCCACCCGTGACCAAGTGA
- the cnpy2 gene encoding protein canopy homolog 2, translated as MAKLLYFLSLCVLLSFTMLVQGARQSQDIRCGACRALVDEMEWAIAQVDPKKMIKTGSFRINPDGSQSTKDVPFARSEGHLLELMEGVCEKMKDYGETLDPATNRKMYVRFTAREGMSEDISNVSYDSRVTADLKFACETIVEQNEDEIIEFFSHETDNVKDKLCSKRTDLCDYALKIPHDEL; from the exons ATGGCGAAGCTGCTGTATTTCCTGTCCCTCTGTGTTCTCCTGTCCTTCACAATGCTGGTGCAGGGAGCCAGGCAGAGTCAGGACATCAGGTGTGGAG CGTGCAGAGCGTTGGTGGATGAGATGGAATGGGCCATAGCACAGGTAGACCCCAAGAAAATGATCAAAACCGGTTCGTTCAGGATCAACCCCGATGGCAGCCAATCGACTAAAGAT GTTCCGTTTGCGCGTTCAGAAGGCCATCTCCTCGAGCTGAtggagggggtgtgtgagaaGATGAAGGATTATGGCGAAACCTTGGATCCTGCGACGAATCGTAAGATGTACGTGAGGTTCACGGCACGCGAAGGCATGTCCGAGGACATATCTAACGTCTCCTACGACTCGAGAGTCACAGCCGACTTAAAATTTGCT TGTGAGACGATCGTGGAGCAGAACGAGGATGAAATCATTGAATTCTTCTCTCATGAGACGGACAACGTTAAAGACAAACTCTGCAGCAAGAGGACAG atCTGTGTGACTATGCGCTGAAGATACCCCACGATgaactttaa